One window from the genome of Oryza glaberrima chromosome 3, OglaRS2, whole genome shotgun sequence encodes:
- the LOC127766423 gene encoding uncharacterized protein LOC127766423 — protein MEDAAVEEAEVSGGAAEFAPALVAAHPLGRSVAVAVGPELRVFDLKASSAVSLSDNSGGGSHSDAIRAISFSANGALFASAGDDKLVKVWKTDSWCCIRTITSEKRVSAVAISNDGTYVTFADKFGVIWLVTMGESGGEQEPTDNKPVSIFGHYCSIITSMKFSPDGRFIATADRDFKIRITSLPKKPLRGAHEIQSFCLGHTDFVSCIAFTCLSEGPSFLLSGGGDSTVRLWDYINGCLLDTCQVRDKVGELLEPNETEDNNLSVADICPTNDGSLVAVAIQSLNGVMLLACDLIAKKLSFLKVVTTEKCYIPTSLSSSFSADLLWTVMGASNMPNQATSQLCTRLKIIPHFKKDPLAGCDHVPTVLEDSEVPHGEKLLLALQGSLDIAKQEEVLASVLAALKVSMHKMLVKKHYSEERREQRKRGRNDKKIKK, from the exons ATGGAGGACGCCGCGGTCGAGGAGGCCGaggtgagcggcggcgcggcggagttCGCGCCGGCTCTCGTCGCCGCCCACCCGCTCGGCcgctccgtcgccgtcgccgtcgggccCGAGCTCCGCGTGTTCGATCTCAA GGCCAGCAGTGCAGTTTCATTGTCAGACAATTCTGGCGGTGGTTCTCATTCGGATGCTATAAGAGCTATCTCGTTTAGTGCAAACGGTGCTCTGTTCGCATCCGCTGGTGATGACAAGCTTGTTAAGGTCTGGAAGACTGATTCATGGTGCTGCATTCGGACCAT AACTTCCGAAAAGAGGGTCAGTGCAGTTGCTATTAGCAATGATGGCACATATGTAACTTTTGCAGATAAATTTGGTGTTATTTGGTTAGTTACCATGGGGGAAAGTGGTGGAGAGCAGGAGCCAACTGATAATAAACCTGTGTCAATTTTTGGTCACTACTGCAGTATTATTACTAGCATG AAATTCTCACCGGATGGACGATTCATTGCTACAGCTGACCGGGACTTTAAAATCCGA ATTACATCACTCCCGAAAAAGCCTTTAAGAGGGGCTCATGAGATTCAAAGTTTTTGCCTAGGACATACAGA CTTTGTATCGTGCATTGCCTTCACATGCCTTTCAGAAGGTCCGAGCTTTCTTTTGTCTGGAGGCGGTGATTCTACT GTTCGTCTATGGGACTACATAAACGGCTGCCTCCTTGATACATGTCAAGTCCGAGACAAG GTGGGAGAACTCTTAGAGCCAAATGAAACTGAAGACAACAATCTATCTGTTGCAGATATATGCCCGACTAATGATGGTTCGTTGGTTGCTGTAGCCATTCAGAG TTTAAATGGAGTAATGCTTTTAGCATGTGACCTTATTGCAAAGAAGTTATCTTTTCTAAAG GTGGTTACAACGGAAAAGTGCTATATTCCTACTAGCCTGTCTTCCAGCTTCTCAGCAGATCTTCTATGGACCGTCATGGGCGCATCGAATATGCCTAATCAGGCTACTTCCCAGTTATGTACCCGTTTGAAAATCATCCCACACTTCAAAAAGGATCCGCTAGCCGGATGTGATCATGTTCCTACAGTCTTGGAAGACAGTGAGGTGCCACATGGTGAGAAGCTCCTTCTGGCGCTGCAAGGAAGTCTTGACATTGCAAAGCAAGAAGAGGTGTTAGCTTCAGTTCTAGCTGCACTGAAAGTATCAATGCACAAGATGCTGGTAAAGAAGCACTACTCggaggaaaggagagagcaGAGGAAAAGGGGCAGAAACGATAAGAAGATCAAGAAGTAG
- the LOC127766435 gene encoding uncharacterized protein LOC127766435 gives MEEEMVAVVMSCECCGLEEECTGEYVGGVRAYFGGRWLCGLCSEAVKYEAGKSSPRAPVDVEEAVRAHMAFCRMLKRGGPAERVAEGMCQMLRTASWKQRRRASGSSSSSSSPSPRAAPERHHHHRAPSTLSVQLI, from the coding sequence atggaggaggagatggtggcggtggtgatgaGCTGCGAGTGCtgcgggctggaggaggagtgCACGGGGGAGTACGTGGGCGGCGTGAGGGCGTACTTCGGGGGGAGGTGGCTGTGCGGGCTGTGCTCGGAGGCGGTGAAGTACGAGGCCGGGAAGAGCTCGCCGCGGGCGCCCGTCGACGTGGAGGAGGCCGTGCGCGCGCACATGGCCTTCTGCCGCATGCTCAAGCGCGGCGGCCCCGCCGAGCGCGTCGCCGAGGGCATGTGCCAGATGCTGCGCACCGCCTCCtggaagcagcggcggcgcgcctccggatcctcctcgtcgtcgtcgtcgccgtcgccgcgagccGCGCCcgagcgccaccaccaccaccgcgcgccGTCGACGCTCTCGGTCCAGCTCATCTGA